A stretch of the Medicago truncatula cultivar Jemalong A17 chromosome 5, MtrunA17r5.0-ANR, whole genome shotgun sequence genome encodes the following:
- the LOC11434683 gene encoding protein ACCELERATED CELL DEATH 6, whose amino-acid sequence MVYFPQTLNVELCASESFNNTSLVSILPGAIVLPSEETDIETEPSEVTKILPNCSDNENKIELLDQVYRAGPMRSLSYSSLLIEIKTPTKNTVLHIAAQNGNDKIVSLVVEHAPTLLFEFNENNESALHIAARCGHISIVEKLLKAYANIERRDIRTAWLEYTNNLDSPKDYDEESNMEDLLENYDEDSNMKDLLEEDYDEKSNMEDLLKFVKIENVEGNTMFHEAMLCRDKKRIGGDKIFKACELYKIGDSSSKWCYEIVFLNVNHAKQSVLYLAVDSKDKEAVEVIMENCPSYVATPKGLSPVVAAIMKRNQEMLRVILQKKPTWIHSTDTYERLPLHYAASIGYLKGVELLLGICKCCTNQRDKYGYFSIHLASHGGHLKVVKKLLEYCPDPTEMLDTSFKRNILHVAAKNGKHELVQHILLQSRRIPELHKMINQKDKKGDTPLHLAAKSCHPKTVFYLTWDERVDLHLVNQNNQTALEFVNAISQFRDTSTREQLTRIALNSAGAKTRFKRLVHDKSRQSDSNSLQLGEGDTKSNKNKGQSDSKPNENNENVSNTTEPRYFFLTGSNKQYRDRVETLTLVSTLIITASVAACFAVPGEADGKANNLCHAMFQAFIIFITISLFSSISSTIILFLAKLGLTELVTFSLKIVLPLLGTALISLSLAFMTGLYTVISELTWLANLFMVVTPMLVVVVFLLYLVLFLPSSSTRKSMRYISYYPFLFLAWLTE is encoded by the exons ATGGTTTATTTTCCCCAAACACTAAATGTCGAACTATGTGCTAGTGAATCCTTCAACAACACAAGTCTAGTTTCAATATTGCCAGGTGCAATCGTCTTACCGAGTGAGGAAACTGATATTGAAACTGAACCATCTGAAGTGACTAAAATTCTTCCAAACTGTAGTGATAATgagaataaaattgaattgcTTGATCAAGTATACAGAGCTGGTCCAATGAGGAGTTTGTCGTATTCCTCTCTTCTAATAGAAATTAAGACACCTACCAAAAACACTGTGCTACATATAGCAGCTCAGAATGGCAATGATAAGATTGTGAGTCTTGTAGTTGAACATGCTCCAACACTTTTGTTCGAGTTTAATGAAAACAATGAGAGTGCGTTACATATTGCTGCAAGATGTGGACACATCTCAATCGTTGAAAAGCTATTGAAAGCATATGCTAATATTGAACGGCGTGATATAAGAACAGCATGGTTAGAATACACTAACAATTTGGATAGCCCAAAAGACTATGATGAAGAGTCAAATATGGAGGACTTGTTAGAAAACTATGATGAAGACTCAAATATGAAGGACTTGTTAGAAGAAGATTATGATGAAAAGTCAAATATGGAGGACTTGTTAAAATTTGTGAAGATAGAGAATGTTGAAGGAAACACTATGTTTCATGAGGCAATGTTATGTCGTGACAAGAAGAGAATTGGCGGGGATAAGATTTTCAAAGCTTGTGAGCTCTACAAGATCGGGGATTCATCGTCGAAGTGGTGTTATGAAATTGTGTTTCTTAATGTTAACCATGCAAAACAATCAGTACTTTACCTTGCTGTTGATAGCAAGGACAAGGAAGCAGTCGAAGTAATCATGGAGAACTGCCCCAGCTATGTTGCTACCCCAAAGGGATTATCGCCCGTCGTAGCAGCAATCATGAAGCGGAATCAAG AAATGCTAAGGGTCATACTGCAAAAGAAGCCAACTTGGATACATTCAACGGACACATATGAAAGGCTTCCACTTCATTATGCAGCATCTATAGGTTACCTTAAAGGCGTTGAATTATTACTTGGCATATGTAAATGTTGCACCAATCAAAGGGACAAATATGGCTATTTCTCAATTCATCTAGCATCTCATGGAGGCCACTTGAAAGTGGTAAAGAAGTTGTTAGAATACTGTCCAGATCCCACTGAGATGCTTGACACTTCATTTAAGCGTAATATTCTTCATGTTGCAGCAAAAAATGGAAAGCATGAGCTAGTACAACACATACTGCTGCAAAGTCGTCGAATTCCTGAACTTCATAAGATGATAAATCAAAAGGATAAGAAAGGAGATACTCCTTTGCATCTGGCTGCAAAATCGTGTCATCCCAAAACTGTTTTTTACTTAACATGGGATGAAAGAGTGGATCTTCATCTGGTTAACCAAAACAATCAAACAGCTCTTGAATTTGTCAATGCAATTTCTCAATTTCGTGATACATCCACAAGAGAG CAACTTACACGCATTGCACTGAATTCTGCTGGTGCAAAAACGAGGTTTAAAAGATTGGTTCATGATAAATCAAGACAAAGTGATTCAAACTCACTACAACTAGGAGAAGGTGACACAAAGTCGAATAAGAATAAAGGACAAAGTGATTCAAAGCCAAATGAGAATAACGAAAATGTCTCCAACACCACTGAACCACGATATTTCTTTTTGACAGGCTCCAACAAGCAATATAGAGACAGGGTAGAGACACTCACATTGGTTTCAACACTTATAATCACTGCTTCAGTAGCAGCATGTTTTGCTGTTCCAGGTGAAGCGGATGGAAAAGCAAACAACCTATGTCATGCAATGTTCCAAGCTTTCATTATCTTCATCACAATATCATTGTTCAGTTCCATTAGTTCTACTATCATACTCTTTTTGGCAAAACTTGGATTAACTGAATTGGTGACTTTCTCACTGAAAATCGTGTTGCCACTTCTTGGAACCGCTCTCATTTCTCTATCTTTGGCTTTCATGACTGGTCTCTACACTGTTATCAGTGAACTTACTTGGTTGGCCAATCTCTTTATGGTTGTAACTCCAATGTTGGTTGTGGTTGTGTTTTTGTTGTACCTTGTCCTTTTCCTCCCCTCATCGTCAACGAGAAAATCCATGCGATACATTTCCTATTACCCCTTTCTTTTCCTAGCATGGCTCACAGAGTAA